Genomic segment of Seriola aureovittata isolate HTS-2021-v1 ecotype China chromosome 1, ASM2101889v1, whole genome shotgun sequence:
TTCCGCCAtagacatttctcaaaataatATGCTGAACAATGTGGTCTAAAAAGAGCCAAGTTTTCACAGTAACACTATGCACTTGTACTTGACTgacataataaatgaaatgaatacagACTCTCTCTagctgacattttttatgcattgCCTCTCTGCATTTTCACACCATTTAGATACCATTTTAGTTGCAAAAAAGGTACCTCTGAGTAATTGCTGAAGCTTAACTGGATGCTGCAGACAAGTATGGCAATCGGATCAAAATACAACTCTGAGCAGAATGCACAGtgatagaaaaaaagacaaaaaaaaacagctatgTATCGAGTTTTATGGATAAAAGCTTTCTATACAAATTTTTTGGAAAAAGTTGTCCTaaataagacaaacaaaataaaccttCCTTAGAATTATTTCATTCAAAAACTTTTTGCACTTAATCAAGCATGTCTTCCGGGGATAATAACTTAGACAAGTGGAACCCTGTCTGAAGCTTTTACTGTTGATCTTAATGAAAATCTGCAAACGCAGATATCAGCCTCCCAAAGTAAATTAATCAAAGTGACTCCTAACTGGGGAGACAATTCTATTAGAGCctaaaatagaggaaaaaaagaaaattcactcCTGTGGCATTTCTGTTCAAATTCGTCTTTCAAAGGAATACAAATCGTAATATTTCATATAGTGGTCAGCCAGCACTTAACCAGTGGCGGGCATTGTGATTAACCTCCCTCTCAATTCCATTAAATGAATCAGAGCACAGCAGAGCAACCAAGGTTGAATAAGAAATGCTGCCACTGCAATAAAGCACATATGTAGCAAACTGTGTGTCCTCAAGACTGCTGGAAGGTTATCACTTCAGGTCGTTGTTATCACAGAGTTAACAGCTTTCACCCAAGAGCCTATGGGACAGTCAGCCTGCGATGCAGGTCAAAAAGATAATGCCGCTATAAGTAAATTTCGAATCGACCTGCATCTGTTATCAAGCATTAAGAATTCTGGGCCAAGTGTAAAATGCAGTGGGGGTAATTAGGGATAACAGCACAGCGTACCTGAGTGAGAGAACAGATAAAACATACTGACAAAAGCATTATCCTGGAGCTAAATCCAATGTGGCTGGCACGAAATAGCATGGTGCAGGAGTCAACAAAGTGCAGTAGAAGAACGTGGACAAGGTTACTCAAAAGCTCAGACTCTATTTTGCCAATAACGTTTGTTTTCAAAGATGCAGTCAAGGTGGATTTGGAGGAGATACAGGCCTAGGCCTAAAATGTACTATTTGAGTTTGGTTAACACTGGACTATATGCACACAGTGCATTCAAACTCAGTGCTAAAATGTTTCAAACACCGTCTCTATCTATGAAACAgaccaaataaagaaaaacagattagGCTGTTTTCATTACCCATATCTTCAATATTGATGGATAAGTCAAAGGAGGGTGCACATATTAAAGATTATTAAGGTCAggcatggatttttttttttggtagttGTTAATGCAGTGGACTTAAAGATTTAACTGTAGAATGAATGATACTGTAAGATcaagttggattttttttttaatgattactTCAAAATGGTAACGCAGAGAAATCACtatttgtactttttaaatatttatggaTATCTTACTAAAGAGCTATTCAATCATGAAAGAAGGACAACATTATGTTAAGACTGACCAATCATAAATTACTATCGTGGTGGACATAACAGTAACCTTATGTTTACCAAAGCCGACAACTACATGCACTGAATgtgaataaattaattttcaagTTAACATAATGAAAGTGTTGGCACTCTATTTTTcccttctctgctgctgcagcagatgaGAGTGAGGTCTCTGGGATGGCGTGGGAGTTCGCTATCTCCCAGCCTCCAGATGGCTCCGTCTTCTCTTATCTAGAAGAATGGGTGCTGCCTCAATTTTTCAACTCGCCTTATCTGGGAATCctttaaattgaatatttacTGGGCCTATGTTTTCTGCCTGTGTTAGCCTCTGAAGTCGACATTCCTCTTGCTTGTCGAGACAGGCCAAAAGGTTTTTCTTACTCATACACTCTCTTTGTCTGCCTTGTCAAGTAATGGGACAGTGATTGATTATGTGATTGCCAGGAGAGAATGGAAGGTTAAGCAGTTAAGCAGAGTAGTGGAGACATATTAACGAATGGCCATGGAGGGAATATGTTCAACAATAGAGAAACATACATTACCCAAACATGACATCAGGCAGACCTCCATTTCATGTCAGAGGAAAATAgattaaattaatcattttccGAACAGTCTATTGTTTTATGCACAGTGTACACTAGAGGTTAAGAGAACACTTAAGCAGCCATTGAAAACATCTTATTGCAGTATGACTGGCTGTGGTCTATCTGCATAAACAAGCCGTGCCACAGCTACTCCCTGGTAAGTGTCTGGAAATGTCTTTTCAAAACCATTTTGTGAAATGCCTCCATGTTGGATTAATCAGCGCAGCTGAGGATGTAATTGCTGTGCTGAAGTCAAAGCTGTAAGAGCAGATAATGAACACTGACTACAAGGCTGCCAGAATCCAGGGCAAAAGAAATGAGAAGTTTAGAGACCAAAATGTCTATAAGAAGCCCTGATATAAAACGAAGGTACAATGTATTCACACTAAATAAAGACcatttataaaataaagaaaattaaataaaaaaaaacatcacctaTGACTCAGTGGATACTAACGTGAAAATTTTATAGTTTGTAATATCATTGTGTTGTTAGAATTTAGTAGGAAACTTGGGCAAAATTACATTTGCTTAAAGTATTTCTCTCTCAGGCGCTTTAAATCATCTATGCATCACATATAATGTATTTAGCAACATTAATCTGTCGGTTCTGTGCATTATGTAggtaattttaataatttttttttttttatatggagGGATAGATTTACAAAGGTGAGGAAAACCGACAAGGTTTTGTTCTGACTGTCgctgccctctggtggacaCATAAGTTCAAAGTCAACTACAGAAAAAGATCCATATCCTTGCTCAAGGTTGCCATTACTGATATATTAGACACACATTTAAGGCCCTGTGCACTAGGGGGTTTGGACATCCAAGTTACATTGTCACAGAATAGACCATCGTTGTCTGATGAACTTAttatcatgttttaaaaatataacagaattTACAAAAAGCAAATTAGAGCCTTGGGTGGTGCTATTTTTTTTTGGATATTGGATATTGAaatgttggcttttttttcgtactttaatttcaaaaagtaaaaaggcTACATTCTACCctttttatcatcatttcctCACCCTTAAAGGACTTCAGACTCAATTAGCTTAAAGAATTTGAAGTATAAAGGAGGTCGCCTATATTATGGAAAGCACTCATAACTGTAGAGTCTCTTCTAGAGTAAACAGTTATGATGAGAAACTGGAGAGGCTATGTTTAGTGACTGATATTTGTGAAATAAGGCATACACACCAATGAGCACAAACACCGACGCTTACATGTCTGCCCCAGCAAAGATTCGCTTTGCTCTGTTTCAGTAATGCCCAATAAAAAAGGTGAGGCAGGACACTTCAATCTTGAGGGAAAATGACGATAAACTAAAAGTCTAGTGAAATTAGTGAgccctaaataaataaacctttgGTCGGCTGTTGCCCTCTGAAAATGGGGAAAGTGCAATTCTACTGTGTTTAATATGAAGACTCACCTGCTCTAAAATATTGGCTGTGTTCAGAAGTGAAAACATGCAAAGTGTTATGTGCAGTGCTCCTGGGTAGCTTATTAATATTCCTAGTCATCTACTCAGCACTGAGAGTGATGAACAACTTCTGCCTCTACGTGTGTAATTGGATCCCCCTTTCCAGTGTGATCAATATAATCATTGAAATCATTGGCACAGTGATTTTCTTAAGCATCTCACACTTGAAACAGCAAGGAGCTAAAGAGCCTTCCACAGACTTTTCTACGGCTTTGAAGAATGCAgtttttttacactgtgtaaAACTGTATATGCAACAGCTATCAAAAGTGCAGCAAATGAATAGTTCTTCTTCCCTGAGGTCTTCATAATAACAAATACAACTTTGCACAAAACCTTGCCCAGCAACCAAGACTGGACTATTGCTTTTATTATTGAGGCCGTTTGGCTGAAAGTATTTGTTTTAGGTTTTGAGTTACATTCTTTTCAATTAGTTTTCTTTGATACAAGGTTTCTGCAGGGTTCACAAAGTTAAATCTAAGCCGTTTTAAGACCTCTTTAATAACACAGAGCAATTTAATACACCATagtcagccacaacattaaaactatgagcagcagaaaatggatgaaggggttaaacatttaaaaatgattcattcattttaagttttttactATCTAGCAACCATATCCTGCAGTAGTGACAGGGGACTGTCCTGCACAACACGAGCCTGTGGGTCATCTGTGCAAGTAGTTTGTTATGATCCATAGTGTTGTTTCACTATTAAGCGACCTCTAGCAGATATATGATGGGAGCAATCAAACGTGACTGTTCTGTACCCGTAcggttattattgtaactatgaTGTCAAACGTCAAGTACGCCTACCTCTATATTGGCGCAAATTTCAGGAGACGCTGTTATGGGTCACATCAAGAAAGTAGGGACAGCAAACAACCTATATGGCCGTTCAAGTTTGACGACTCATTGGGTGAAATTGTTTCTTCCGGGACTGATCACCCAAAAACAGTTTGCTTTTAAGACTTGTCAGATACATTGGTGGGATAATTATCAAGCTGTAGCTaacaaaagagacagagacagggaacATTTACCATCAGACTCCATAATAGTGCAGTATGTAGGATTGGTTTGTTTAAGTGTAAAGACAGATATAAGCCTGACAAAGCAAGTGGAGTATTTtatataaacagtaaaatgataGAATACTGCAATAAAAACTTCTCTACAGCACAACTATAATTTTCAATAGAATATTGACTGCCtaataatttgcattttataatCTAATTTCAGCATCTCATCTCagcatttaaattaaaacaattaatttcttaataataatatttagaaatataatattttctgCATCTGATTTAAAGACTTGCAAATTCATGCGAATTCTGCAGTCTTCCAAAATGCACTTTTTTAGAAACTATTATTAAAAGTAGCCGAATTAAAAATTCCACAATTTATATTACTGGTACTTGTGGCAAAAAAGGACGCCCGAGGCCAGTGGCATTTTCTAATTgagttgtgcttttttttctaagGTTCCTTCAAAGTGCTTGTCTGGGAAGCTATTACCACAGTCTTTCATTTgggttttaaagaaaaaacataatttacaaaGTCGATTTTCTGAATCGGTTTAGTGGATAGTGACCTTACTCCTGAATACATGCTTTCCACCACATTGTTTAAAACAGGTACAGCAGCCAGCTACACTAATAACAATTTGGCTCAAGCTCCCTCTTCGAACTGTAAAGACTCAGTTTAACATGAGGGATTTTTATCTCTTGTATTGCCAGTCACACTCCACGCCAAGGTCGGCAATATGACTAAATGATTTGGTTAATTTGAATTCAAACAGTGTCAGCTGGGGGTCCACTCCGCACAGTGAGAGCATTGGTAGAGTAATATCAACACAGTTGTGATTACTCCATTGAAGCAGTAGGGTGCTCCAATCAGAGGCGAATCACTCTCCTCATTACAGACTACAAGGCCAAATCTCAGTGGGTGGACCCCCGAATCAGGCTTTGCATCTTCCCACTGAAATTAATTGAAATTCATTTGTGGCACCCTGATGCTCTCCATCAACACAAGACTCATTTACATTTGCTCAATCCACCCTGGATTCATTaagcagaaacacattttaagtTTGAAAGACTGTAAGAGCAGATGATGTATTCAGTGGTCTTTACCTCTACATTAAAGCCAGTTTGTAAGCTGCAGTTCACAGTATAAAATGCATCTTTCCGGGAATGATTCTTGTTAAGGCAAAGCAAAGCAATCTGACCAAGGTATTAGACCAGGTGAGTGATTCCTGAAATTATCTCCTCCTATTGAACAGGCACACAGAGGCTCGAGGTTTGGGGCAGCAATAACTGACAACCTAACACATATTCAAGTGGATACAGCTCATGTATTTGGACTGGTGATTTGTATAAGTCCACAAATAGTAATGAAAAGTAGTCTTGCCCACAAAATGTTCTCCATTTACATCATAGCAAAGATGCTGGCTATATAGCATGCAAGACTAACAGTCTTGCAGACATTTGTTCCAACCAAATACTAGAACAACAGATGTGATGACTGGCATGCCTTTATCCATGCACAAGGAAATGATAAACCACAGGCCACATGGTTGCTGCCCTTGTTTTGCATCTCATGCAGTCCTAAAAGCTCATAGAACACACACCATTTAGGCACTGCAGGCTAACgtttttcctctctccaaaACAAAGCACTACtcaagcaataaaaaaaaaaaaaaacattagcagCTAATGGATTCAATTTCCCACCACTGCTCTTAGAAACTATAAAGACCTCCTCTTCCACTTAACACTAAAGAACCAAACTCATGCAAACTGTACCAAACCTGTCGAAGCTTGGTTGCTATTTGTAGAGCTGTGTATCAGTCTAATGGGAAAATGTATAAGCAGCTCACACCATGGATAGCGTTTAGGgggaaaaataatcaatatctTATAAGGTAAAGGCACTCTTACCTTGAGATATTGTTCCTGCCCCATTTTGTTGCGTGCTCCATATGTCCAACTCCAAACTTTTTTTGAAGCAGATACATGCTGCCACACCTTATTTTCTGAGCAGAGGTACAGTCCACCAGCTCCCTGGAAAAACAATTCTTTATTGCTtaactgtatttactgtagtaaaaagaaaaaaacaacatacattttcattaaatcatgttgtttttatatcaaaatattaaaattgtgATCTGTTCTATGGTATAAGCCTTTCTTTGTAGCTACCAtcatcattttcacatttgaagcATGCATTTTTCAGAGAAGATATtgtgacatgtcacagtaagaaaagcacaggtgtaactaatgaAATTAACGATAGCTGAATTATAATGTATTGCATGTTATGCCACAGCCATGGCTACTGGGACGCTTGTAGCACATTAGGAGTTATTAGTACAACTATGCTTTATACTATAACCAGTCAAAATGTCTACTGCAAAAGGCCTACTGACACCTTccagtgaaaaaatgaaatcatcaagCGAAAACTTAACAACACTTACCCCAGTTTAGACGACTTCTAGATTCTTCAAATCTTGATTGGTTCACCAACAAAACCACTCCCCGTGCTGCACAAGACGAAAAGTTTAAGCTTTTAAACTTATCTCAAAACTTGCAACGCTTGAGCCAAACAAGGATGGTAGCCGGAAGTGACCTAACAGCTTGGTTAGCTTGTGGGGGAAAGTGGAAGAAgagaaagtttttgtttttattttattttaaagttattatatccataatattcatgtatttatttggcTATTGAAATACTACCAAATTAGAGCGCCGTCATTTTCTTACTTACAGCATTACTTAGCATTTTGCCAAACAACCTGAGCGGTCTGTAAATCTGGACAATATTTTTGAAGAGACGCTTTTTTGAAGGTAAAGGCGTTGTCAACACAGCTTATCTTTTACTGAATCAATTAtgttacaaaacacaaacatggtaGCCGACTGACCTGAATGTATATTAGCAGTTCAAACGTGTCAATTATACGCTGATTACATTGGAATCAACTATCTGGACCCATAAGCCGTTAAAGGTAGCGATCTGGCCAGAAGATGGCGACGTCAAATCCCCGTCTCAGCGGTGCTTTCATGTGCCCCCTAAATTCTTAAATCCGAGAGAGGCAACACAGGTAAAttagttcaaaaataaaactaggCCTACGCATGGCAACTATGAATCCTACGGaaattttgtttgatttctctAGTGTTACATTTTTAGTGACATGTATTATCAtttgagacatttttttctctgaccttCATCGTTAGAAACACACTTGTCTACTAACAAACCTTCACGCTTCGAAAATTACAAGGGGACAATAAGGAAGCACGGCAGATGAAAACGTCCCTCTAGAGCTGGAACCTGCAAGACACAGTAATTGCCGTTGTCACTGTACTACTGCACTAAGTAAACTCGACATATGTATTGCTATTTTTTCCGACTGGTTTGAATGCAGCACCCAGCACAGCTGCTAGTTTTGAATAGGTTTGCTCTACAGTTTGTCTAGGGCGTAGAGCTGGAAGGTTCGTGCTGTTTATATTCAGTTGTTCAACAAAGTGGTAAATACGTTACTCGTTAACCGGCCTGCCTGGTaagtgtgtattgtgtgttttaaagtaaagtgtttCTTGCTGTTATGTAGATAAAAACTGTTCTTGAAAATGAGCATGCATCATTGTTTTACTGTCCAGAGGGCATTTTCACAAATAGGCAACCAAATTACGAACACCTTTAAATTTGTGTGTTTCCGTTCTACACTCATTTTAATCTCACCAGTGTCATAGTGTAATGTATTTCAAGTAGGGCTTAGAATATGCATTGATATATGAAGCCTTAGATTAATAATGATCctaccatgttttatttctagCTGTCACTGTAATATCAGATACTATGAGATACTTGTAATCgggtgtgttttctctcttcagaaTATGCCTTCTAGGAAAACTTCAACAGGTGCTTTAAGCAGCTTTTGCATACTGTCCCTCAGGAATCTGTTGGtactctcctctctgtgtcattTTATATCTGGATactctgagagagaaagagtacACGACCTGATGTCCAGATATCCTCTCATTGATGGGTAAAGGATGTTTAATGTCTTGCCTACACGAGTCACattaatggaaataaatgaattaagttgtattaaaatgtttctcTATCCTATCCCTCCTACTTTCCTTATACCCTCTCACTCCATCTGTTAGTCATAATGACCTACCTCTCAAGCTGAGGATACTTCACAACAATCGCTTGAGTCAATTTGACCTTCATAACGTCAGCAAAGTGGCCACTGACATCAACCGCCTCCAAGCAGGCCATGTACAGGCACAGGTATTGTCTTACTTACTTCatcagtcttttctttctgaCGGTGTCTCTTCAAGAGTGCGGACTGCACCAAAGAGTAGCCTCGTTCAAGGCAGACATTGAACTAAAATTATGTTGTGGAGAGATCGAACCTAGAATGATAGTCACGTCAGTTACTCAAATGTCTCTCCTTCACTTCAGTTCCCTCTCCCTTTGCCAGATGTTTGCAGTCTATGTGTTGTGTGGGGCCCAGGAGAAGGATGCTGTGAGGCTGACCCTGGAACAAATAGATGTGGTCAGACGCATGTGCACCGAGTACCAGGACTTTGAGCTGGTCACATCTGCCCAAGGTATAGTTCACCTCAAAATGGGATAACAGGCTAGATATGTACAAAAGCACTATAGAAACATGAACAGTGATTGAttacaaaaaaatcagttaattatAGTAATTTGTATAATTATGATTTACTGTGCATTCTAATATGGATTTCTACGAAAATACAACCATCAATAGTTCTGTGTACTATGAATGTATATCATCTCTTTTTTACAGTCCATATTTGGGAAAAAGGAATGAATATTATAATGATCTAATGAGAAGTTAATTACTTGTGAAGAATGGGATGTTCCTCTCTCTAACAAGTAATtataacacaaaaacaaactgtggttCTTTTTCAAGAGATGCTGAATTCCTTGTTTggcaaaatttaaatttatagtTACTCAGTGCTTTGGAACAAAGCttatttttgcacatttcaCCGGCTTGTACCGAATGTTAGCTTTTATCTGAATTAATGACTGCACACTCTTAAAACAGCTACTGGCTGTTGTTTTGACTTGAGGCTTTAATCTCAAACCATGTGTGTCTGTCACCTCAGAACTGAAGAATACTGAGATGAGGCACAAGATAGCATGCCTAATAAGTATTGAGGGGGGGCACTCCATTGACAGCAGCCTGCCAGCCCTGCGGATGTATTACCAACTTGGAGTCCGCTCCATGGCCCTCACACATACCTGCAATACACCCTGGTAATGAAGAGAATCATCCTGAATGTTGTATTTTAACTAGAATATCACAGGGAACCAAAAATGACCCTTTTTGCTGCTAAAATATAACTGCACAGATACAGACGCAGAGTATTTGAAATTTAGATATCCTACGACACGTCTGTAGCTGTACAGTGTAATACTGCACAGAATATCATGTTTTTTCTAATCTTTTGTCAAAATCTTCTCCTACATTGTTCATTGGGTCAGACCTGTGCAGAGCTGTATCATTACAAATTCAAgatgaattaaattaatttaatgatatAAATTAACATGTCTCGCAGTGGCCATGTGATGTCCACGCCAGAGAGCAActttaaagagaataaatgaaatactgagccacatgtttatttactgtgttgACTTAATGGAAaggtcaaacacacattttttcctTATATGCAAATTAACTTATATTTGTACTTTCTCTTAAACTTGACATTGCCCATAGCTGACTGTGCCAAAGTCagatgaaaaatacagaaaccCCATTCAGATGTCCTAAATACAAgaatatttagatattttttgcAAAGTCATGAACaagattttcaaaaatgatAGTTTTAATGATATTCTTGTTCGATGCAGGGCTGAATCGTCCTCAAAACTTTACAGTGTCTATCAAAGACAGAATAACAGCCTGACACATTTTGGGAAGGTAAGCTTAATATTCAGTAATATTAACTACAGACTTGTTTCATTTATCACATTCCACTAAACAATTTGCAGATTTCGgctggactttttatgcctccgtgccAATGATAGCCagggccggaggcattatgtttttggatTGTCCATCTGTCAGCAcatccgtccgtcccattctcatgaacacaaCATCTCGGTAACGAGAGGAacagattagattttggtggccaaaggagaaaatgaatatTCTTGTTACActtattcttattttcattattgtggTAGTTGTTGTGGTTGCTATAGCGGTGATAGTAACGGTAAATTAAAAAAGTCAGATAATGAGGATGTGATCATTTTGAAGTATTAACAACTCCAGTTATGGACTGTGCTGACGAAATTGGACCTTGTTATTATCAAAGTTGGGTAATGCTGTGCATACAAAATGTTCTCTTGAGTGGCTGTTTACAGAGAAACTGCTTTAACCCAAATTGGACTTGCAAGTACTTCAACATGTATTTGTCTAATACAGCAATGCTGCTATACaatataaacaacatattttgtGACGAACATCTTTATAATGCATTTCCTTTGCTGTTGGCCCtctgaacaacagcagcatgCTGGACTTCCTTGATTGCTATCTGCATGAGTGTTTATATGCATGTTTGTAAGCATCTCCTGTTGTTGGCTAAATTGACTTCATTCTTTCCAATGATACTTATAAATGGCTGCTTAagtgttttttggtgttttcaaGGCTGTGGTGGAGGAGATGAACAGACTGGGAATAATAGTGGACCTCTCCCACACTTCTTGGGACACTGCGTTGGCTGTGCTGAACCATTCCAGGGCTCCTGTTATTTTTAGCCATTCATCTTCCTACTCCATCTGTAACCACGGTCGCAACGTacctgattggctgctgcatGAGCTGGTGAGAAAGCCAATTTACTGAGTGATTAATTGCCCATTTAGTTGCTTGATTAAATGACTATCTTATCAGTCAAGTCActgattaatttatttctattataatttttatttacacCTCTGACAAAGAACAtgcaatgtgttttatttgttggaCACAATTCGGGGAGGATAAGCTTAATGTTCAGTAATATCAGCTACGGAATTGTTTCATTTATCACTTCCACAAAACAGTTAACAGATTTTGGCctttttatcattgttattatttattatgtttacaGGTTGTCCGTCTGTGGCAACCATGAGGCAGTAATTTTAGTTGTACTCTGTACTTgtgatgttttctcctctctttccccaAATTCTTTTCTGGGTATGTATTTAAACTGCCATTAGTCTGTGTCACTCTTTGTTCAGCTTTAGTTGTTAGCTCTAACTCATTACTACTCACTACTTCCCATTTGAGCTTAGAATGTTGCTTTTACAGGCTGTTCTCTGATTTTATCAAGTTCTCGCTGTTGCCAGTAATATATGTTAAAagatataattacattttgtctTACAGagtaaatattaatatcatcTTTTGTCAGGAGTTGCATATTTATTTAAGTATTCTTTATGCAATTAAAATACCTAATATCGGTGTAGTGCATATCAttctaaatgtttattttagtgtAAAATTAGATAGTTAATTGAAGGTTATTCCTCCCTGCCTCACAGCCAAGTGCTTTCTCTGGCTGGCACCACAACAGCACACTGGCTGATATATACCAATCccaaaaaacatcttcaaatcCACAGagtttttaatttcattgtcaGTATAAAATAGGCATCATCAGACAATATATCAACCTGTTGGTGCAGCAAGTGAAGGATGAAGACCAAATATCAATAAACCATAGGAATATGGATATATTCATATGGAAAAAATATGGATATAAAATATGGATTCACTGTATTTCCCTTATTTTAACCTCAGCTCAACTCTGGCCTCGTCATGTGCAGGCATGTTTCTAATGTTTCCACTGATTCATCTATATGTATGCAGTAAAACAGATTGTTGAGTTTACTGTAACTCATAGTGTTTGAGATAAGAGAAAAGCTGATGTTTACCACATCTGCCACCACAACTAATGCATATAGCTGAGACAGAAATGTAGGTTGtatctgaaaaatgtatttatacgTAGCTCATTTCAGTCGTTTGCTTCTCtat
This window contains:
- the dpep2 gene encoding dipeptidase 2 codes for the protein MPSRKTSTGALSSFCILSLRNLLVLSSLCHFISGYSERERVHDLMSRYPLIDGHNDLPLKLRILHNNRLSQFDLHNVSKVATDINRLQAGHVQAQMFAVYVLCGAQEKDAVRLTLEQIDVVRRMCTEYQDFELVTSAQELKNTEMRHKIACLISIEGGHSIDSSLPALRMYYQLGVRSMALTHTCNTPWAESSSKLYSVYQRQNNSLTHFGKAVVEEMNRLGIIVDLSHTSWDTALAVLNHSRAPVIFSHSSSYSICNHGRNVPDWLLHELKMNQGLIMVNLHSNFISCRDKANISHVADHFDHIKKVIGAESIGIGGDFEGAVSFPQGLDDVSKYPALIQELLQRNWTETELADVLRRNFLRVFEEVERVRNQLSSNPPSEVQISEQEVQNPCRLVLRPPQPRGPPPSSRAQHRPPGLLILATVLLLSSLFMIE